One window of Nocardia sp. NBC_00508 genomic DNA carries:
- a CDS encoding sigma 54 modulation/S30EA ribosomal C-terminal domain-containing protein has translation MTTRGDVPAPDVTRAVRAIGRVLRRHHLDAPAHARLTAPLDPGEPTVAQINVRGAGVTTRVQVTGPRGFAVTFAVERFDRQLARLAAQESRTWPEPARPALAMLGEPRAIARRKQCTLLTCTPAEAVAVLDAMDYDAHLFTDSETGEDAVVHWAAGGVRLIRQRATYPPVWPPEAIGGSVPIVVDAEPAPRLSSGDAVNVLCRKGLPFLFCTDPDSGRGGLLYRRYDGDLALVVPA, from the coding sequence GTGACTACCCGAGGGGACGTGCCCGCCCCGGACGTGACGCGGGCTGTGCGGGCGATCGGTCGCGTCTTACGCAGGCACCATCTCGACGCGCCCGCCCATGCGCGCCTTACCGCGCCACTCGACCCGGGGGAGCCGACGGTGGCGCAGATCAATGTCCGCGGCGCGGGCGTCACCACGCGGGTCCAGGTCACCGGGCCGCGCGGGTTCGCGGTGACCTTCGCCGTCGAACGCTTCGACCGTCAGCTGGCCCGGCTTGCCGCGCAGGAATCGCGCACCTGGCCCGAGCCGGCCCGCCCTGCCCTGGCCATGCTCGGCGAACCGCGTGCGATCGCACGCAGGAAACAGTGCACCCTGCTGACCTGCACGCCCGCCGAGGCGGTCGCGGTGCTGGACGCGATGGACTACGACGCACACTTGTTCACCGACAGCGAGACCGGCGAGGACGCGGTGGTCCATTGGGCGGCTGGGGGTGTGCGACTCATCCGGCAGCGTGCGACGTACCCGCCGGTCTGGCCGCCGGAGGCGATCGGGGGCTCCGTTCCGATCGTCGTGGACGCGGAACCGGCTCCGCGCCTCAGCTCCGGCGATGCGGTGAATGTGCTGTGCCGCAAGGGATTGCCATTCCTGTTCTGCACCGACCCGGACAGTGGCCGTGGCGGACTCCTGTACCGCCGTTACGACGGCGACCTCGCACTCGTCGTACCCGCCTGA
- a CDS encoding diguanylate cyclase domain-containing protein: MGDDKLVAAVEAAEQLAARYRSLVEHTPDGICVHEGGMVVYANPATVRLLAAESADQVVGRSLTDFVHPDSVPAMLDRIGTLTSAGAASVPTEMTLLRLDGVTVPVETVSVLTAWHDRLAYQVVIHDLTAQRHAEAAQRRAEHYFTTVVSQLEEGVVVIDPEGRIESMNPAAKRIFGTEGPDRQVIGRTIQSLPLVLLDANAQPLPPGRHPVARTLATGETITGYVFGVDRVDGQRRWLSGSSRLLNPGDGRSSAVSSFADITEFRASRRQLEYQATHDSLTGLANRSLILSQLAAALASTEELLPVSTVLFIDLDGFKSINDTLGHAIGDTVLQIVAQRLQRALRGDDIVGRLGGDEFLVLLSGVTRRVDIDALVARLRSTMAEPIIARGHRIEVNASIGVTELGAGDRRTPEAVLHDADLAMYRAKPPGHREGSPLGRRPNNTHAS, translated from the coding sequence GTGGGTGATGACAAGCTGGTCGCCGCGGTCGAGGCCGCCGAACAGCTGGCCGCGCGCTACCGCTCCCTGGTCGAGCACACCCCCGACGGGATCTGTGTGCACGAGGGCGGCATGGTCGTCTACGCCAATCCCGCGACCGTTCGCCTGCTCGCCGCCGAAAGCGCCGACCAGGTGGTGGGCCGGTCGCTGACCGACTTCGTCCATCCGGACTCGGTCCCCGCGATGCTCGACCGCATCGGCACACTCACCAGCGCGGGCGCGGCCTCCGTTCCGACCGAGATGACGCTGCTGCGGCTGGACGGTGTGACCGTCCCAGTCGAGACGGTGTCGGTGCTGACCGCCTGGCACGACCGCCTCGCCTATCAGGTGGTCATCCACGACCTGACTGCCCAGCGCCATGCCGAGGCCGCGCAGCGCAGGGCCGAGCACTACTTCACCACGGTGGTCTCCCAGCTGGAGGAGGGTGTCGTGGTGATCGATCCGGAAGGGCGGATCGAATCGATGAATCCGGCGGCCAAACGCATCTTCGGCACCGAGGGACCCGATCGGCAGGTGATCGGCCGGACCATTCAGTCGCTGCCGCTGGTGCTGCTGGACGCCAACGCCCAGCCGCTGCCGCCGGGCCGCCATCCCGTGGCGCGCACCCTCGCCACCGGCGAGACCATCACCGGCTACGTCTTCGGCGTCGACCGCGTCGACGGCCAGCGCCGCTGGCTGTCGGGCAGCAGCCGCCTGCTCAATCCCGGCGACGGGCGCTCGTCGGCGGTCTCCTCCTTCGCCGACATCACCGAATTCCGCGCCAGCAGGCGGCAGCTGGAATACCAGGCCACGCACGATTCGCTGACCGGCCTGGCGAACCGCTCCCTGATCCTGTCCCAGCTGGCCGCCGCACTGGCCAGCACCGAGGAACTGCTGCCGGTGTCCACCGTCCTGTTCATCGACCTGGACGGGTTCAAATCGATCAACGACACGCTCGGCCATGCCATCGGCGACACGGTGCTGCAGATCGTCGCGCAGCGGCTGCAACGCGCGCTGCGCGGTGACGACATCGTCGGCAGGCTCGGCGGTGACGAGTTCCTCGTGCTGCTGTCCGGCGTCACCCGGCGGGTGGACATCGACGCGCTGGTGGCCCGGCTACGTTCGACCATGGCCGAGCCCATCATCGCCCGCGGACACCGGATCGAGGTGAACGCCTCGATCGGGGTCACCGAGCTCGGCGCCGGCGATCGGCGCACCCCGGAGGCCGTACTGCACGACGCCGACCTGGCGATGTACCGCGCGAAGCCGCCCGGACATCGGGAGGGCTCCCCCTTGGGCCGCCGACCGAACAACACCCACGCCTCCTGA
- a CDS encoding HelD family protein gives MPDLTQDRAAHDGAPERTRETEQEQAYLSVLYDRLDEMRAYARNRLRTVLLENGGTPQARSERESFTQLYTEDLAKYDAAEHGLCFGRIDLDGDQEEYRYIGRLGILDEKDNYESLLLDWRAPLARPFYLATTATPDGVTRRRHIRSRNRRVTAINDEYLDLEAARRAGVTDGYGGVGSESALLAALNAARTGHMNDIVETIQHEQDAIIRSEHKSVLVVQGGPGTGKTAVALHRAAYLLYTYRQQLAKSGVLIIGPNATFLDYIGQVLPSLGETGVLLSTIGDLYPGVRATREDSLRAGEIKGSLAILGVLKQAVRDRQEVPAEPIRLSFDGYPVVLDRKIVTKARGRARSSRRPHNLARPIFAGSVVDALTDQLARTMGADLSGGPSLLSSADLTEIRDEMRADSHIQAAIAALWPILSPQDVLADLLADPKRLDRAASSLDPADRAELLRPDNGAFSAADAPLLDELAELLGVDDAEERERARRRWRAQLAEAQDALDILTGSAPQDLEDELDAEILMAYDLIDASQLAERQEVRSRQTTAERAAGDRTWTYGHVIVDEAQELSEMAWRMVMRRIPNRWVTVVGDVAQTGDPAGTSSWQRMLEPYVAARWKLTELTVNYRTPAEIMDAAADVLAAIDPTASAPRSVRATGVTPRAYRVAPGDVHPHLARLVAAETGPGTTAVIAPHAMMAQLDDLAGESVRVLTVHEVKGLEFDAVYLVEPQGILDESPRGLNDLYVALTRATQRLDVVHSAGLPDVLDRLR, from the coding sequence TTGCCCGACCTCACTCAGGACCGTGCCGCCCACGACGGCGCACCCGAGCGGACCCGCGAGACCGAACAGGAACAGGCCTACCTGTCGGTGCTGTACGACCGGCTGGACGAGATGCGCGCCTACGCGCGCAACCGGTTGCGCACGGTGCTGCTGGAGAACGGCGGCACCCCGCAGGCGCGCAGCGAACGGGAGTCCTTCACCCAGCTCTACACCGAGGATCTGGCGAAATACGACGCCGCCGAACACGGGCTCTGCTTCGGCCGGATCGACCTCGACGGTGATCAGGAGGAGTACCGCTACATCGGCAGGCTCGGCATCCTGGACGAGAAGGACAACTACGAGAGCCTGCTGCTGGACTGGCGCGCCCCGCTGGCCCGGCCGTTCTACCTCGCCACCACCGCGACACCGGACGGCGTGACCCGGCGCAGGCACATCCGCTCGCGCAACCGCAGGGTCACCGCGATCAACGACGAATACCTCGATCTGGAGGCCGCGCGCCGGGCCGGCGTCACCGATGGCTACGGCGGGGTCGGCAGCGAGAGCGCCCTGTTGGCCGCGCTCAACGCCGCCCGCACCGGCCACATGAACGACATCGTCGAGACGATCCAGCACGAGCAGGACGCGATCATCCGCTCCGAGCACAAGAGCGTGCTCGTCGTGCAGGGCGGGCCGGGGACCGGCAAGACCGCCGTCGCGCTGCACCGCGCCGCCTACCTGCTCTACACCTACCGTCAGCAGCTGGCCAAGAGCGGCGTGCTGATCATCGGGCCGAACGCCACCTTCCTGGACTACATCGGCCAGGTGCTCCCGTCCCTCGGTGAGACGGGGGTCCTGCTGTCCACCATCGGCGACCTCTACCCGGGCGTGCGGGCGACCCGCGAGGACTCGCTGCGTGCGGGCGAGATCAAGGGTTCGCTGGCGATACTCGGCGTACTCAAACAGGCGGTGCGCGACCGTCAAGAGGTGCCGGCCGAACCGATCCGGCTGAGCTTCGACGGATATCCCGTCGTGCTGGACCGCAAGATCGTCACCAAGGCCCGTGGCCGCGCGCGGTCCTCCCGCCGCCCGCACAATCTGGCCCGGCCGATCTTCGCCGGCTCGGTGGTCGACGCGCTGACCGACCAGCTCGCGCGAACCATGGGCGCCGACCTGTCCGGTGGTCCCAGCCTGCTCAGTTCCGCCGACCTCACCGAGATCCGGGACGAGATGCGCGCCGACTCGCATATCCAGGCCGCCATCGCCGCGCTGTGGCCGATTCTGTCGCCGCAGGACGTCCTGGCCGACCTGCTCGCCGACCCGAAGCGGCTGGACCGGGCCGCGAGTTCGCTGGACCCGGCCGACCGCGCCGAACTGCTGCGTCCGGACAACGGCGCGTTCAGCGCTGCCGACGCACCGCTACTGGACGAGCTGGCCGAATTGCTCGGCGTGGACGACGCCGAGGAGCGCGAGCGCGCTCGGCGCCGCTGGCGCGCCCAACTCGCCGAGGCACAGGACGCGCTGGACATCCTGACCGGCTCCGCACCGCAGGATCTCGAAGACGAGCTCGACGCCGAGATCCTCATGGCCTACGACCTGATCGACGCGAGCCAGCTGGCCGAACGCCAGGAGGTGCGCAGCCGCCAGACGACCGCGGAACGCGCCGCAGGCGATCGCACCTGGACCTACGGGCACGTCATCGTGGACGAGGCGCAGGAATTGTCGGAAATGGCCTGGCGCATGGTGATGCGGCGCATCCCGAACCGGTGGGTCACCGTGGTCGGCGACGTCGCGCAGACCGGCGACCCCGCGGGCACGTCCTCCTGGCAGCGGATGCTGGAACCCTATGTCGCCGCCCGGTGGAAGCTGACCGAGCTGACCGTCAACTACCGCACCCCGGCCGAAATCATGGACGCCGCCGCCGACGTCCTCGCCGCGATCGATCCCACGGCGTCCGCACCGCGCTCGGTCCGCGCGACCGGCGTCACGCCGCGCGCCTACCGGGTTGCTCCCGGCGACGTGCACCCACACCTCGCCCGGCTCGTCGCCGCCGAGACCGGCCCCGGCACCACCGCGGTGATCGCGCCGCACGCGATGATGGCGCAACTGGACGACCTCGCGGGCGAGTCGGTGCGGGTCCTGACCGTGCACGAGGTGAAGGGCCTGGAGTTCGATGCGGTCTACCTGGTCGAGCCGCAGGGCATCCTCGACGAATCGCCACGCGGACTCAACGATCTCTACGTCGCGCTCACCCGCGCCACCCAGCGGCTCGATGTGGTGCACAGCGCCGGACTGCCGGACGTGCTCGACCGGCTGCGCTGA
- a CDS encoding universal stress protein, with amino-acid sequence MTAYRTIVVGTDGSDSSYVAVEKAGALAGVSGATLVVACAYYPTDDRDLAAATDVLKEEAYQVRGSAPTNEILRIARDKAIAAGAADIIERAVVGEPVESLLSLVKEVEADLLVVGNRGLNTLTGRLLGSVPSDVARKSRSDVLIVHTVR; translated from the coding sequence ATGACCGCCTACCGGACCATTGTCGTCGGTACCGATGGCTCGGACTCGTCGTACGTCGCCGTCGAGAAGGCCGGCGCTCTGGCCGGCGTCTCCGGCGCGACGCTCGTCGTGGCCTGCGCGTACTACCCGACCGACGATCGCGATCTCGCCGCTGCCACCGACGTCCTCAAGGAGGAGGCCTACCAGGTACGCGGTTCCGCGCCGACCAACGAGATCCTGCGCATCGCGCGCGACAAGGCGATCGCGGCGGGCGCGGCCGACATCATCGAACGCGCCGTTGTCGGTGAGCCGGTGGAGTCGCTGCTGTCGCTGGTCAAGGAAGTCGAGGCCGACCTGCTCGTGGTCGGCAACCGTGGTCTGAACACGCTGACCGGCCGGCTGCTCGGTTCGGTCCCCTCCGACGTGGCGCGCAAGTCGCGTTCGGACGTGCTGATCGTGCACACCGTGCGCTGA
- a CDS encoding DoxX family protein — MDVVVLIGRVLFVALFLSSALGHFTQTEAMAGYAQSRGVPMPKYAVLASGVLLALGGLSVLLGVWADLGSLLLVVMLLPTVFLMHGFWKETDPQTKQQEMIQFNKDLALAGAALMLFAFFAHVDELGLTITGPLFDL; from the coding sequence ATGGATGTCGTGGTGTTGATCGGGCGAGTGCTGTTCGTGGCGCTGTTCCTGAGTTCCGCGCTCGGGCATTTCACCCAGACCGAGGCGATGGCGGGATACGCACAGAGCAGGGGCGTCCCCATGCCGAAGTACGCCGTGCTCGCCTCGGGTGTGCTGCTGGCGCTCGGCGGCCTGAGTGTGTTGCTCGGTGTCTGGGCCGATCTCGGCTCGCTGCTGCTGGTGGTGATGCTGCTGCCGACCGTCTTCCTGATGCACGGATTCTGGAAGGAGACCGACCCGCAAACCAAGCAGCAAGAGATGATCCAGTTCAACAAAGACCTCGCCCTGGCAGGCGCGGCCCTGATGCTGTTCGCGTTCTTCGCCCACGTCGACGAACTCGGATTGACCATCACGGGGCCGCTTTTCGACCTCTAG
- a CDS encoding AraC family transcriptional regulator: protein MPTDTKGILHPAEQAKHRSLVRLPPSNAVDRHIEWYWAVRWDLRGRPPYRAEVLPYPSVNITFERSATRTGGFVNGVYTAKFVRELSGMGEVFGIRFRAGGFGAFTGLDVGSFRDGTVSITDVMPDAAGLTERVLDAPTDERRRIVVEEYLTSRPAVEDPTYRLVLRIVDAMATDQELTRVDQVTDRFGVTARTLQRMFRRYVGAGPKWVLRRYRLQDGADLLAKGRTEDLAALAAELGYFDQAHFSREFTLEVGMAPLEYAKNSLRFRDEVTAKVMPTRT from the coding sequence ATGCCCACCGATACCAAAGGCATTCTGCATCCGGCCGAGCAGGCCAAACATCGCTCGCTGGTTCGTTTGCCGCCGAGCAATGCGGTGGATCGCCACATCGAGTGGTACTGGGCGGTGCGCTGGGATCTGCGCGGCAGACCACCGTATCGCGCCGAGGTACTGCCGTATCCGAGCGTGAACATCACCTTCGAACGATCTGCCACGCGCACAGGCGGATTCGTCAATGGTGTGTACACGGCAAAATTCGTCCGTGAGCTCAGCGGGATGGGGGAGGTGTTCGGTATTCGGTTCCGGGCGGGCGGTTTCGGCGCGTTCACCGGACTGGATGTCGGCTCGTTTCGGGATGGCACCGTGTCCATCACGGACGTGATGCCCGACGCGGCGGGCTTGACCGAACGGGTGCTCGACGCCCCCACCGACGAGCGGCGGCGCATCGTCGTCGAGGAGTACCTCACGAGCAGGCCGGCGGTCGAGGACCCGACCTACCGGTTGGTGCTGCGCATCGTCGACGCCATGGCCACCGATCAGGAGTTGACCAGGGTCGACCAGGTCACCGACCGCTTCGGCGTGACCGCTCGCACGCTGCAGCGCATGTTCCGCCGATACGTCGGTGCGGGACCGAAATGGGTGCTGCGGCGTTATCGGTTGCAGGACGGGGCCGATCTGCTCGCCAAGGGCCGTACCGAAGATCTCGCCGCGCTGGCGGCGGAGTTGGGCTATTTCGACCAGGCGCACTTCTCGCGTGAATTCACCCTCGAAGTGGGTATGGCACCGCTGGAGTATGCCAAAAATTCGCTGCGCTTCCGCGACGAGGTCACCGCAAAGGTCATGCCAACCAGGACGTAG
- a CDS encoding VOC family protein: MTNTVNPIADGYHSITCFLAVGDGNKAIDFYSAVFGAEVIGRSDLPDGQPAHAELKIGDSTLQLGMPMPDNGVLAPNGEWVHTSIVHYCPDVDAVVRRAVEHGARSAEEPQTFVTGDRYGVIIDPFGHRWAVMTKVEDVSREEAERRVNEWLATRA; the protein is encoded by the coding sequence ATGACGAACACAGTGAATCCCATCGCCGACGGCTACCACTCGATCACCTGCTTTCTCGCGGTCGGTGACGGCAACAAAGCCATTGATTTCTATTCCGCCGTCTTCGGGGCCGAGGTGATCGGTCGCAGCGACCTGCCCGACGGTCAGCCCGCGCACGCGGAGCTGAAGATCGGCGACTCCACCCTGCAGCTGGGGATGCCGATGCCGGACAACGGCGTGCTCGCCCCGAACGGCGAGTGGGTGCACACCTCGATCGTGCACTACTGCCCCGATGTCGACGCGGTCGTGCGGCGCGCCGTCGAACACGGCGCCCGCAGCGCCGAGGAACCGCAGACCTTCGTCACCGGCGACCGCTACGGCGTGATCATCGATCCGTTCGGCCACCGCTGGGCGGTGATGACCAAGGTCGAGGATGTCTCGCGCGAGGAGGCCGAGCGACGCGTCAACGAATGGTTGGCCACCCGGGCTTGA
- the uvrB gene encoding excinuclease ABC subunit UvrB, whose amino-acid sequence MAFATEIPAEGYEDRAAEQPLARSEFRPVGEIERVGNRFEVVSEHQPAGDQPAAIEELERRITTGERDVVLLGATGTGKSATTAWLIERLQRPTLVMAPNKTLAAQLANELREMLPNNAVEYFVSYYDYYQPEAYIAQTDTYIEKDSSINDDVERLRHSATSSLLSRRDVVVVASVSCIYGLGTPQSYLDRSVQLQVGTEIDRDALLRLLVDVQYTRNDMAFTRGSFRVRGDTVEIIPSYEELAVRIEFFGDEIEALYYLHPLTGDVVRQVDTLRIFPATHYVAGPERMERAVHDIEAELEERLAELERQGKLLEAQRLRMRTQYDLEMIRQVGFCSGIENYSRHIDGRAAGSAPATLLDYFPEDFLLVIDESHNTVPQIGGMYEGDMSRKRNLVEYGFRLPSAVDNRPLTWEEFADRIGQTVYLSATPGPYELGQTGGEVVEQVIRPTGLVDPKVVVKPTKGQIDDLIHEIGQRTERDERVLVTTLTKKMAEDLTDYLLGLGVRVRYLHSEIDTLRRVELLRQLRLGEYDVLVGINLLREGLDLPEVSLVAILDADKEGFLRSTTALIQTIGRAARNVSGEVHMYADKITDSMRYAIDETERRRAKQVAYNEEMGIDPKPLRKKIADILDQVYREADETEVEVGGSGRNVSRGRRAQGEPGRAVSAGVYEGRDVKSMPRAELADLVKQLTDQMMNAARELQFELAGRLRDEIADLKKELRGMDAAGLS is encoded by the coding sequence ATGGCATTCGCAACCGAGATTCCGGCGGAGGGCTACGAGGACAGGGCTGCCGAGCAGCCGCTCGCGCGCTCGGAGTTCCGCCCGGTCGGCGAGATCGAGCGCGTCGGCAACCGGTTCGAAGTTGTCAGCGAACATCAGCCCGCCGGCGACCAGCCCGCCGCGATCGAGGAGTTGGAGCGCAGGATCACGACGGGGGAGCGCGACGTGGTGCTGCTCGGCGCCACCGGCACCGGCAAGTCGGCCACCACGGCCTGGCTGATCGAGCGGCTGCAGCGGCCGACGCTGGTGATGGCGCCGAACAAGACGCTCGCCGCCCAGCTGGCCAACGAACTGCGCGAGATGCTGCCGAACAACGCCGTCGAGTACTTCGTCTCCTACTACGACTACTACCAACCCGAGGCGTACATCGCCCAGACCGACACCTACATCGAGAAGGACAGCTCGATCAACGACGACGTCGAGCGGCTGCGCCATTCGGCGACCTCCAGCCTGCTGTCCCGGCGCGACGTGGTGGTGGTCGCGTCGGTGTCGTGCATCTACGGCCTCGGCACGCCGCAGTCGTATCTGGACCGGTCGGTGCAGCTGCAAGTGGGCACCGAGATCGACCGGGACGCGCTGCTGCGGCTGCTGGTCGACGTGCAGTACACCCGCAACGACATGGCGTTCACTCGCGGCTCGTTCCGGGTGCGCGGCGACACCGTGGAGATCATTCCGTCCTACGAGGAACTCGCGGTCCGCATCGAATTCTTCGGCGACGAGATCGAGGCGCTGTACTACCTGCACCCGCTCACCGGCGACGTGGTCCGCCAAGTCGACACGCTGCGGATCTTCCCCGCCACCCACTACGTCGCCGGGCCGGAGCGGATGGAGCGCGCGGTGCACGATATCGAGGCCGAGCTCGAGGAGCGGCTGGCCGAACTGGAGCGCCAGGGCAAACTGCTCGAGGCGCAGCGCCTGCGCATGCGCACCCAGTACGACCTGGAGATGATCCGCCAGGTCGGGTTCTGCTCCGGCATCGAGAACTATTCGCGCCACATCGATGGGCGCGCGGCCGGTTCGGCGCCCGCCACGCTGCTGGACTACTTTCCGGAGGATTTCCTGCTCGTCATCGACGAGTCGCACAACACCGTCCCGCAGATCGGCGGCATGTACGAGGGCGACATGTCCCGCAAGCGCAACCTGGTGGAGTACGGGTTCCGCCTGCCATCGGCGGTGGACAACCGGCCGCTCACCTGGGAGGAGTTCGCCGACCGGATCGGTCAGACGGTCTATCTGTCGGCCACTCCCGGCCCGTACGAGCTCGGGCAGACCGGCGGCGAGGTGGTCGAGCAGGTCATCCGGCCCACCGGCTTGGTCGATCCCAAGGTCGTGGTGAAGCCGACCAAGGGGCAGATCGACGACCTGATCCACGAGATCGGGCAACGCACCGAGCGCGACGAGCGGGTGCTGGTCACCACGCTGACGAAGAAGATGGCCGAGGACCTCACCGACTATCTGCTCGGGCTCGGGGTTCGGGTGCGCTATCTGCACTCCGAGATCGACACCCTGCGCCGCGTCGAGTTGCTGCGACAGTTGCGGCTCGGCGAATACGACGTGCTGGTGGGCATCAACCTGCTGCGCGAGGGTCTCGACCTGCCCGAGGTGTCGCTGGTGGCGATCCTCGACGCGGACAAAGAAGGGTTCCTGCGCAGCACCACCGCGCTGATCCAGACCATCGGACGCGCCGCGCGCAACGTCTCCGGCGAAGTGCACATGTACGCGGACAAGATCACCGACTCCATGCGGTACGCCATCGACGAGACCGAACGCCGCCGCGCGAAGCAGGTCGCCTACAACGAGGAAATGGGCATCGATCCCAAGCCGTTGCGCAAGAAGATCGCCGACATCCTCGACCAGGTGTACCGGGAAGCCGACGAGACCGAGGTGGAGGTCGGCGGCTCCGGTCGCAATGTCAGCCGCGGCAGGCGCGCGCAGGGTGAGCCCGGCCGAGCGGTGAGCGCGGGTGTGTACGAAGGCCGCGACGTCAAGTCGATGCCGCGCGCCGAGCTCGCCGATCTCGTCAAACAGCTCACCGATCAGATGATGAACGCGGCCAGGGAGTTGCAATTCGAGCTCGCCGGCCGGTTGCGCGACGAGATCGCGGACCTCAAGAAGGAGTTGCGCGGCATGGATGCCGCCGGGTTGAGTTGA
- a CDS encoding serine hydrolase domain-containing protein: MNITTDHTATVQSILDRAVTTDHYPGAFAEIRDGRSTTFLAAGVADTTTGRRPAAQDQFRVGSITKMFTATLILQLAAEYKLSLEDTVEKWLPGLVQGNGYDGDQITIRQLLDHTSGIFGYPMDEQLLDSHWSPRLLEHRFDTFTPEELVRIALTHPAYFEPGAGWYYSNTNFVLAAMIVERATGMSYPDAIEYRIVRALKLAGTYAPGADTGFRGPHLHNYSTLMLPDTDAPRYDVSAMSPTYAFGVGEIISTADDLGRFLSELLAGRILPPAQLEEMLTMTPVPDGVWLDGYSYGLGISSVTLPNGTTVYGHGGMIYGTWSYLYGTRDGHRIVAQGVNGDWGMPCTQTFLELMNAAFTDK; the protein is encoded by the coding sequence GTGAACATCACCACCGACCACACCGCCACCGTTCAGAGCATCCTGGACCGGGCCGTCACCACCGACCACTACCCGGGTGCCTTCGCCGAAATCCGCGACGGCCGCTCGACGACGTTCCTGGCCGCCGGCGTCGCCGACACCACCACTGGCCGCCGCCCGGCAGCGCAGGATCAGTTCCGCGTCGGCAGCATCACCAAAATGTTCACCGCCACCCTGATCCTGCAACTGGCCGCGGAATACAAGCTGAGTCTCGAGGACACTGTCGAGAAGTGGTTGCCCGGTCTGGTCCAGGGCAACGGCTACGACGGCGACCAGATCACGATCCGGCAGCTCCTCGACCACACCAGCGGCATCTTCGGCTACCCGATGGACGAACAACTACTGGACTCGCACTGGAGCCCGCGGCTGCTCGAGCACCGCTTCGACACATTCACGCCCGAAGAATTGGTACGAATCGCGCTGACGCACCCGGCCTACTTCGAGCCCGGCGCGGGCTGGTACTACTCCAACACCAACTTCGTGCTCGCGGCCATGATCGTGGAACGCGCCACCGGCATGTCCTACCCCGACGCCATCGAATACCGGATCGTGCGGGCACTGAAACTCGCCGGCACCTACGCCCCCGGTGCTGACACCGGATTCCGCGGACCGCACCTGCACAACTATTCGACGCTGATGCTGCCCGACACCGACGCCCCAAGGTACGACGTCAGTGCGATGAGCCCCACCTACGCGTTCGGCGTCGGCGAGATCATCTCCACCGCGGATGATCTCGGCCGATTCCTGAGCGAATTGCTCGCAGGCCGCATCCTGCCGCCGGCCCAGCTCGAGGAGATGCTGACCATGACTCCGGTGCCGGACGGTGTCTGGCTGGACGGGTACAGCTACGGGCTGGGCATCTCGTCGGTGACGCTACCCAACGGCACCACCGTCTACGGACACGGCGGCATGATCTACGGCACGTGGTCGTACCTGTACGGGACACGCGACGGCCACCGGATCGTCGCGCAAGGCGTCAACGGTGACTGGGGCATGCCATGCACCCAGACCTTCCTCGAGCTGATGAACGCGGCATTCACAGACAAATAG
- a CDS encoding GbsR/MarR family transcriptional regulator, giving the protein MPGGRLTQQDRRTIAEGLAADLSYSEIAKRLDRPTSTVTREVMRNGGPNEYRPDRAQRATERRARRRRTAAAPPSSTIAASRGRDPESVRQFIENLTGLLAATGMPHMPAAVLACLYTTDSGGLGSAELVARLRVSPASISKAVGYLEEQELVRRHRDSGRRDRYVIDNDVWVRATVASARGNEILADAAREGATILGPATPAGLRLDEMSRFLIQVSHDLLRAADQWRRASTDQRAGARSNQEGLDGE; this is encoded by the coding sequence ATGCCGGGAGGCAGACTGACCCAGCAGGATCGTCGGACGATCGCCGAGGGACTCGCCGCCGATCTGTCCTATTCCGAGATCGCCAAGAGGCTGGACCGGCCGACCTCGACGGTTACCAGAGAGGTGATGCGCAACGGTGGCCCCAACGAGTACCGGCCCGACCGTGCGCAACGCGCGACCGAGCGCCGCGCCCGGCGGCGGCGCACCGCCGCGGCACCGCCCTCGTCCACGATCGCGGCGTCGCGGGGGCGCGATCCGGAATCGGTGCGTCAGTTCATCGAAAACCTGACTGGGCTACTGGCCGCCACGGGTATGCCGCACATGCCGGCGGCCGTGCTGGCGTGCCTGTACACCACCGACTCCGGCGGGTTGGGAAGTGCCGAACTGGTGGCGCGGCTGCGGGTCAGCCCGGCGTCGATCTCCAAAGCTGTCGGCTACCTGGAGGAACAGGAACTTGTTCGCCGGCACCGCGATTCGGGTCGCCGCGATCGGTACGTGATCGATAACGACGTCTGGGTCCGCGCGACCGTCGCCAGTGCCCGCGGCAACGAGATCCTCGCCGACGCCGCGCGCGAAGGCGCCACGATCCTCGGCCCGGCCACCCCAGCCGGCCTGCGCCTGGACGAGATGAGCCGGTTCCTGATCCAGGTCAGCCATGATCTGCTCCGCGCCGCTGATCAGTGGCGTCGCGCCAGCACCGATCAGCGGGCCGGAGCCAGGAGCAACCAGGAAGGGCTCGACGGCGAGTAA